A stretch of Lactuca sativa cultivar Salinas chromosome 6, Lsat_Salinas_v11, whole genome shotgun sequence DNA encodes these proteins:
- the LOC122194814 gene encoding actin cytoskeleton-regulatory complex protein PAN1-like, translated as MLRWVEHVYHYEDVEVEEDEDEDSNNSSSQGEDDEEEANNSSNESEDEDETKSSGDASGSSLYSSVDTKVVPMGDQEIERLINLEANVAHIKCTVSMVTDNEDMADSPYGSHHDDQPPLPSPPPPTGNSPPAPFQPPPPSNSPPLTPSPPLRTPPSSLLRSSPLPDDAKKG; from the exons ATGCTTCGGTGGGTAGAACACGTGTATCATTATGAGGATGTAGAAGTTGAAGAAGATGAGGATGAAGATTCCAACAATTCTTCAAGCcagggtgaagatgatgaagaagaagcaaACAATTCTTCTAACGAgagtgaagatgaagatgaaaccAAATCCTCCGGTGACGCAAGTGGCTCTTCCCTTTACAGTAGTGTAGATACTAAAGTAGTTCCTATGGGTGATCAAGAAATAGAG CGTCTGATTAATCTTGAGGCTAATGTGGCTCACATAAAGTGCACCGTCTCCATGGTAACAGACAATGAAGATATGGCTGATTCTCCTTATGGTTCTCATCACGATGATCAGCCTCCTCTACCTTCTCCACCCCCTCCTACTGGTAATAGTCCTCCAGCTCCATTTCAACCACCTCCTCCATCAAATTCTCCTCCTTTAACTCCCTCTCCACCTCTCAGAACCCCTCCAAGTTCTCTTCTAAGGTCTTCTCCACTTCCTGATGATGCCAAAAAGGGGTAG